From a region of the Apibacter sp. B3706 genome:
- a CDS encoding DNA topoisomerase IV subunit B: MNQSTQYTEDNIKTLEWQEHIRIRPGMYIGKLGDGSSPDDGIYILLKEIIDNSIDEYVMGAGKKIDLSLDNTIIKIRDYGRGIPLGKMVDAVSKMNTGGKYDSRAFKKSVGLNGVGTKAVNALSSYFKVKSIRDGVSRYAEFSKGVLTYESPETESKERKGTEISFEPDSSIFGNFKFRKEYIDKMLKNYVYLNPGLKIFFNGEEYYSENGLQDLLQDNIEGETIYPIIHLKDEDIEVAFTHSERSQSEAYFSFVNGQHTTQGGTHLNAFKEAFVKTVREFYNKNYDASDIRKSIIAAVSIKIIEPVFESQTKTKLGSSEMGPDLPTIRTFMNDFLKKHLDNFLHKNPEVADALQRKIIISEKERKELSGIQKLARERAKKVSLHNKKLRDCRQHYNDQKSQRKLESTIFITEGDSASGSITKSRDVETQAVFSLRGKPLNSYGLTKKIVYENEEFNLLQSALNIEISLEDLRYNNVVIATDADVDGMHIRLLMITFFLQFFPDLIKNGHLYILQTPLFRVRNKKETRYCYTDEERIKAIQELGKNPEITRFKGLGEISPDEFKNFIGKDIKLEPVMLSKNTSIEELLDFYMGKNTQTRQEFIINNLVIDTF, translated from the coding sequence ATGAATCAAAGTACTCAATATACCGAGGATAACATAAAAACTCTTGAATGGCAAGAGCATATTCGTATCCGTCCGGGAATGTATATTGGAAAATTAGGTGACGGATCTTCCCCGGATGATGGTATCTATATTCTCTTAAAAGAAATAATCGATAATTCTATCGATGAATATGTTATGGGAGCAGGAAAAAAAATTGATCTTTCCCTTGATAATACCATCATAAAAATACGAGATTACGGAAGAGGTATTCCTTTAGGAAAAATGGTTGATGCCGTTTCTAAAATGAATACGGGAGGAAAATATGATTCCAGAGCCTTTAAAAAATCCGTTGGATTGAATGGAGTGGGTACAAAAGCCGTAAATGCGTTATCCTCCTATTTTAAGGTTAAATCCATACGCGACGGAGTTTCACGATATGCTGAATTTTCAAAAGGTGTACTGACATACGAAAGCCCTGAAACAGAATCCAAAGAAAGAAAAGGTACCGAAATTTCTTTTGAACCTGATTCTTCCATATTCGGAAATTTCAAGTTCAGGAAAGAATATATAGACAAAATGCTAAAAAACTATGTCTATCTTAATCCCGGACTGAAAATTTTCTTTAATGGAGAAGAATACTATTCTGAAAATGGTTTGCAAGATTTACTTCAAGATAATATTGAGGGAGAAACGATTTATCCTATCATTCATTTAAAAGATGAAGATATTGAAGTAGCTTTCACTCACAGCGAACGTTCTCAATCAGAAGCATATTTTTCCTTTGTAAACGGTCAACATACCACACAAGGAGGAACTCATCTCAATGCTTTTAAAGAAGCCTTCGTAAAAACCGTACGCGAATTTTATAATAAAAACTACGATGCATCTGATATTAGAAAATCAATAATAGCAGCGGTTTCAATTAAAATTATTGAACCGGTTTTTGAATCGCAAACTAAAACTAAATTGGGAAGTAGTGAAATGGGACCCGATTTACCCACGATTCGAACTTTTATGAATGATTTTCTAAAAAAACATTTAGATAATTTTTTACATAAAAATCCGGAGGTGGCAGATGCTCTGCAAAGAAAAATTATAATATCTGAAAAAGAAAGGAAAGAGCTTTCCGGCATTCAAAAACTGGCAAGAGAAAGAGCAAAAAAAGTTAGTTTACACAATAAAAAATTAAGAGATTGTCGTCAACATTATAATGATCAGAAGTCTCAAAGAAAATTAGAATCTACTATATTTATTACGGAAGGTGATTCAGCCTCCGGATCCATAACTAAAAGTAGAGACGTGGAAACCCAAGCGGTATTCAGCCTTCGTGGAAAACCATTGAACAGCTATGGATTGACAAAAAAAATAGTTTATGAGAATGAAGAATTTAATTTACTTCAATCTGCTTTAAATATTGAAATAAGCTTAGAAGATTTACGTTATAATAATGTAGTTATCGCAACTGATGCCGATGTTGACGGAATGCACATCCGTTTGCTTATGATAACTTTTTTCTTACAATTTTTTCCTGATTTAATAAAGAACGGACATTTATATATTCTCCAAACCCCTTTATTCAGGGTTAGAAATAAAAAAGAAACACGGTATTGTTATACAGATGAAGAGAGAATTAAAGCAATTCAAGAGTTAGGAAAAAATCCCGAAATAACTCGTTTTAAAGGATTAGGAGAAATATCACCTGACGAATTTAAAAATTTTATCGGTAAAGATATAAAATTAGAACCCGTAATGTTAAGTAAAAATACTTCTATTGAAGAACTATTGGACTTTTACATGGGAAAAAATACACAAACCAGGCAAGAATTTATAATTAATAATTTAGTAATAGATACCTTTTAG